One stretch of Pseudomonas azotoformans DNA includes these proteins:
- a CDS encoding SDR family NAD(P)-dependent oxidoreductase — translation MPQLLNRRAVITGAGSGIGAAIARAYAAEGARLLLADRNAASLAETAITCRNLGAEVFECLADVGTVEGAQASVDRCVEHFGGIDILVNNAGMLTQARCVDLTLEMWNDMLRIDLTSVFIASQRALPHMLAQRWGRIINVASQLGIKGGAELTHYAAAKAGVIGFTKSLALEVAKDNVLVNAIAPGPIETPLVGGISEDWKRAKAKELPLGRFGLADEVAPVAVLLASEPGGNLFVGQTLGPNSGDVMP, via the coding sequence ATGCCTCAACTTCTTAACCGCCGCGCCGTGATCACCGGCGCCGGCAGCGGCATCGGCGCCGCCATCGCCCGGGCCTACGCCGCTGAAGGTGCACGCCTGTTGCTGGCCGACCGCAACGCGGCCAGCCTCGCCGAAACCGCGATCACCTGCCGCAACCTCGGCGCCGAGGTGTTCGAGTGCCTGGCCGACGTGGGCACTGTCGAAGGCGCCCAGGCCAGTGTCGACCGCTGCGTCGAACACTTTGGCGGCATCGACATCCTGGTCAACAACGCCGGCATGCTCACCCAGGCCCGTTGCGTGGACCTGACCCTTGAAATGTGGAACGACATGCTGCGCATCGACCTCACCAGCGTGTTCATCGCCAGCCAGCGTGCGTTGCCGCATATGCTTGCGCAGCGCTGGGGGCGGATCATCAATGTGGCTTCGCAACTGGGCATCAAGGGCGGCGCCGAGCTGACCCATTACGCCGCGGCCAAGGCCGGGGTGATCGGCTTCACCAAGTCCTTGGCCCTGGAGGTGGCCAAGGACAATGTACTGGTCAACGCCATCGCCCCCGGCCCCATCGAGACGCCGTTGGTGGGCGGTATCAGCGAGGACTGGAAGCGTGCCAAGGCCAAGGAGCTGCCCCTGGGCCGCTTTGGCCTGGCGGATGAAGTGGCGCCGGTGGCGGTGCTGCTGGCCAGCGAGCCGGGCGGCAACCTGTTCGTCGGCCAGACCCTGGGCCCGAACTCCGGCGATGTCATGCCATGA